Sequence from the Amycolatopsis sp. NBC_00345 genome:
TGAAGCACCGCCTGCGCGACAGCCTGCCGGTGGTGTTCGACGCGGGCCGCGAGTACTTCGAGACGCACCCGGACGTCACCGGCGCCGAGTTGTACGCGCACGTCACGAAGCTCGCCGAGGAGGCGGGCTGGACGTTCGGCGGCGCGCACTCCGGGCACCTGGTGGGCCAGTTCCCGCACGAGAAGATCGACGGGGCCAAGATCGAGTCCTACATCGCGCCGGGCAGCGACCGGCCGATGCGCGGGCCCGACCGCAACGGGCAGGTGTCGCACTGGATCCTCGAGGTCCACCTCGTCGACCAGGAACGGCAGTTCGGCGGGTTCTTCGAGGAGCTGCTCGACCTCGGCCACGAGCGGTCCTGAACCGCGAAAACCGGTGTGTTCCGCATTCCATTCAGCCGCGCGCGACCTCGCCGGGCAGGGTGCCGTCCACGTCGGTGAAGCCGTAGCGCACGGCCAGGTCCGGGGTGGTCTCGACGCCACCGGAGTAGGTCATCACGGCGGGGTCGGCCGCCAGCGCCGTGATGCCGCGGCCGACGAAACGCGGCGACTCCGCGGCCCCGATGTCGAACAGGCCGCTGCCGGGGATCTCCAGCACCGCGCGGCCGTCCCCGGCGGCGCGGGCGCCGAGCGCGAGCAGTTCGGTCCGCACCAGGCCCGGCCACACGGAGACGACGGCGACGTCGTGCGGCCTCAGCTCCAGGGCCAGGTCCGCGGTCATCTTGTCCACGGCCGCCTTTCCGACGCCGTACACCGTGTTCTGCTGGTACGCCGCCGCGCCGGAGGAAGACACGTTGACGATCAGCCCGCGCCCGGCGGCGAACAGCAGCGGCGCGGCGAACACACTCGCCACGTAGTGCGAGCGCGCCCCGATGCCCACCACCTCGTCCCACACGGCCACCGGCAGTTCCCAGAACGGCCGGTTGATCCACGCCGCCAGGTCCGACGCCGAGAAGACGTTGTTCACCAGCACATCAAGACTGCCGCGCTCCTCGCGGACGCGCGCGAAGACCGCCTCAACCTGACTGTCGTCGTGGTGGTCACATAGCACCGCGACGCCGGTGCCGCCGAGGGCGGTCACCTCGTCGGCCGTCTCGCCGATCGTGCCGGGCAGCGGCCCGGCGGAGGTGCTGCGCCCGGTGACGTAGACCGTCGCCCCCGCGGCGCCGAGTTCGAGCGCCACGCCCTTGCCCACGCCCCGGCTCGCACCCGTGACGACGGCGGTCTTCCCGGCCAGTGGTCGGTTCATCGGTCTCCTTCGCTCGGCGTCCTCCCTTTTGATCATGGCCCGGCCGCCGCGCTGAAACCAGCAGTGGCCCCGCTCCACCCGGAGCGGGGCCACCGTCGTCACTGGATTTCAGTACCGGAACTGCTGCAGCTGCCGCCCGTCGGACGAGGGGACCCAGCCGGTCCGGGTGGCGGGGTCGAACTGCGCCGAGCGCTCGGTCAGCGAGTTGTACTCGCCGCCGAACGGGCTGGACACGAAGTTCAGCCCCGAAGCCGTCGACACCTGCTTGCCCGTGACCAGGTCCATCACCGCGAACTGGCTGGTCGCGTTGTTGTCCGTGTTCACCCCGCCCGGATGGCCGAACGGCGTGAGCACCGGCGGCGTGCGGAACGCCACCAGCCCGAGGTGGTGCGCGGAGTCGACGGCCAGGAACCCGCCCTGCTGCTGGCGGACGGCGGTCGTGCCCGCCGACGCGAGCGTGTCACCGGTGACTGCGGCCAGCGAGGACGTGCCGACGATGTTGACGCTCACCGACCGGTAGGTCAGCTGGTACAGCTTGTTCGCGCTCTCGTCGAAGGCGAGCCCGCCGGCGCAGATGCTGCCCGCGTCGGACGGCCGGATCACACCGGAGTCGAGGTTCAGGCTGGCCACCGCCATCGCCCCGCCGCCGAAGCAGATCGCGCTGGTGCTGGCCCGCGAGAGGTACACCAGCCCGGTCGTCCGGTCCAGCTCGATCATCTTGAACCCGCCCGCGGGCGCGCCCGGCGGATCGGCGGGCAGCGGCGTGCCGAGCTTGCCGTCGCCGAGGGCCAGCGGCAGCACGACATCGGCGTTGTCCGACGTGCGCTTGGCCAGGATCGCCGCGCGGTGGCGGGTGGGGTCCACCCGGCCGCCCTGCACCGTGTAGCCGTCGGCGGCCGCGGTGCCGACCGGCTTCGCCGTGGCCGTGTCGTAGGTCTCCAGCGACGAGCCGGTGCCGCTGAAGTGCAGCAGCGCCAAGCGATCCGCGTCCGCGCCGAGCACCTGGTACCCGCTGTCGGGCGACGGGTCGCTGGTGACGACCCGGCCGTACGTCCCGGCCGCCGCGTTGTACTCCCGCACGGACTCCCCCGCGCCAGGATCACGCAAGGCGACGTATGACGTGCCTTGCGCGGCCGCGGCGAAGCTCGTCACCGCGGTGTCGCCGGGCGCGTAACCGTCGTCGAAGGTGAGGAACGACGTCGGGGACGCCTGGCCGAGGACCCGGCCACTGCGGTCGGTGGCGAACACACGGACGTTGTACGACAGCGAGCCGCCGAGCCCGAGCTTCACCGCATCGAGGTCAGTGACCCCGTTACGCGACGGAAGCTGTTGGTAGGCAACCGATCCCGCACTCGGACCGCCCTGGTCCCGGCGGTCGCCGTTGGCGTTCGTGACGGTGTTGAGCGCGTTGAACAGCGTCGGCGCGGGCGCCGAGACCTCGACCGCGGCACCCGTCGCGCCCGGGACACCGCGGACGTCGTAGCCCAGTGAGAAGCCCGGTGCGGCGCGGGTGATCTCCACGTTGTGGGCCATCGCGCCACCGCCGGCAGCGAGCGTCGGCGCGTCCGGCCGCCGCTCGCCGGTGCCGCCGACGCGGACCGCGGTGAACTCGCCGTAGATCGGGTTGCCCGCGTTGCCGGTCACCGAGCGCTGCACGATGCCGACGCCGTAGACCCCGGCGCCGCCCGCGAACGCGGTGGCCGGGACCAGCACGTCACCCGAGGTCGCGGTGAGCGGCGCGACGAAGCCGGTGCCGAACAGCGGCGCGGTCACCGGGTTCCAGTGCCCGAGCGTGGAGACGACCAGCTGCGGGTTGGACAGGTTCCGCACGCCGGTGAGGTCGTAGTGCACCTTCACCGCCTGGCCCGGGGCCACGGTCGCGGGCGCCACCGGGGCCTGGGCTTCGGCATACGCGCCGTCGGTCGGGCCGAAGGTCAGCGTCTGCTTGACGGAGGCGGCCACCCACGGCCCGAGGCGGACCTCGAACGTGACCGGCACGGAACGGTCCTCTGTGGACAGTACGGGCAGGCCGGCGGCGGTGAGGATCTCCGTCGGCGTGAGCCGGACGGCGGGGACGTTCGCGGTGAACTCGTGCCCGCCGACCTTCAGCGCGTACGAGGCGCCCGGGGGCGCGCCCACCACGTCGGCGCCGACCGTGACCGGGCCGAGCAGGCCCTCACCGGTGCCGTCGGTCTGGAGGTCGATCCGGCCGCTGTCGGCGTTCTCGAGGAACTGGCCGCCCAGGCCGCCGGTGGTGACCCGGTGCGCGACCGAGACCCGCGAGATCGACGGGGCCCGCCAGCCGCCGAGCACGGACTGCACCGCGGCGGTGACGTCGATCTGCGGCCCGACCGTCACCGGCCGGTCGGCCTGCGGCGGGCTCGCCACCGGCCGCGCCGTGTGCTCCAGCACCGAGCGGACGGCGGCCGGGTCCATCGGCCGTCCGGTGGTCTTGGCCGCCTGCAGCACCACGGCCGCCGCGGCCGCGGTCATCGGCGCGGACGCCGAAGTGCCGCCGTTGAGCACCGGCGTCACGTCGTGGGCCGAACCGCGGAAGGTGTGCTCGTAGACGAGGATCCCGTCGCTGGGCGCGGAAACGTCGACGCGCGTGCCGAAGCCGGAGGAGAAGTTGCCGCCGCCGTCGGTGCGCGTGGTGGCGAAGGTCGGGTTGTGCGCGGCCGGGCCGCCGGCCCGCTGCGGCACCGCGAGGGTGTCGTCCAGCGTGGTGCCGCCGACCGCGATGGCGCCGCTGTCGGCGACCTGGCTGGGCGTGGTGGAGAACGCGTCGTCGTTGATGTCGGTGGTGGCGCGGGCGTCGCGCGTGACGTCGGTGGGCGTGCTGCCGCCGTCCGGGCCGACCGCGGCCGGGGTGTAGAGCCGGGTGCCGTCGTTGGAGGAGACGGTGACGACGATGTGGTACTGGCGCACGATCGTCGCGATCACGGCCTGGGTCACCGGGTCGTCTTCGAGGTAACGGCCGGGGAAGCCCGCGGTGTCGGTGCCGAAGCCGAGGCTCGCGGTGATCACGTCCGGCCGCGGCGTCTGGCGCGCGGCGGCCATCAGCGCGACGGCGATCTGGTCGGTGGTCGGCTGCTGCGGGACGACGAGCCGGTACTGCGCGCCGGGCGCGATGCCGAGCAGGTCGGTCAGGCCGGACCCGGTGGCGCCGGGGCGCTGCCGGTCGTGCGGCAGCGGGGCCATCACGCCGAAGTCCAGCAGCACCTCGCCGAGCCCGGGGTCCTGCTGCTCGGCCGAGCCGAGCGGGTCGAGCCGGCCGGACGGGCTCGCGGTGTAGGTCGGGATCAGCGGCATCGACGGCAGGTCGAGGTAGCGCTGCCCGTTCTGGACCACGGTGGTCGGGCCGTAGGTGCTGACGTAGCCGTCGCCCGCGTCGGCCATCGACTGGTCGGTGAGGTCGCCGACGGAGACGTTGGTGATGATCTCGCCGGCGCCGGGCAGCTTGCCCGGCAGCAGGCTGTACGCGCCGAGCGCGTTGGTGCCGCCGGCGTTGAGGTAGCTCTGGGCCGACGAGGTCACGCCGTAGTTCGAGGGCACCGGCGAGGGCGGGTTCTGGTGCGCCTGCGGCAGTTTCGCGGCTTTCACCGCGGGCTGCGGCACGGGCACCGGGCCGGTGGACATCGCGGAGACGCGCCGGTTCGGCTTGGCGCTGACGACACCGGGGGTGGCGGCGAGTGTCTTCGCCGCGGCCGCCGGGTCCTGGCCGCCGAGGTGGACGAGCACCGTCTTCGCCAGCGCGGGCACGTCGGTGGCGTCGGGGAACACCGGCTCGACGGAGGTGGCGCCGACCTTGCCGAAGGCCGCGTTCACACCGTCATCGGACGTCTTCGCGGCGCGGCGGCCGGCCGCCAGCGGGGCGCCGGTGATGGCGGTGTTGCCCGCGAGCTGCACCAGCACGTCGCCGGGCTGGGCGGGAGCGGTGGTCTGCGTGAAGGTGGCGCGCACGGCGTCGTCGGACGGCTCGAAGCCGCCGAGGGCCGAAGTTCCTTGCGGCAGCGCGAGAACGGTCTTCGCGAGCTGCTTTCCGTGGGCGTCGGCGCGGGTCGCGGTGCCGTCGGCGTCGAGGGTGATCGCGCCGCCGTCCGGCATCGCGATGTGTCTGGACGGCGGGGCCTGCGGTTCGGGTGGCGGGGCGGCGGTCGCCGGCGCGGCGGTGACCGCGGCGATGGTGACCGCCGCGGTGACGACGGCGAGCAAGCCGCGAAGCGGGTTCGTCTGCACGACGCTCCCTTTCTCGGGGTTCGGGGGGCTGGGATTCGGGGACTGGGCGGAACGACGGTGTTCGCCCAGTGATCGGATCAATTTCCCAGTCCGCGCGCGGCTGGCGCAAGATAGCCACCATGACCAATAGTCGCCAGGTGGCAGGTTCCCGCCAGCAGCTGCGGGACCTGGACGCGCTCGGCATCCCGGCCGCGGACGCGCGTGTGTACACCGCTTTGCTGGGCCATCCGCGCACGCGGGCCGTGGACCTGGCGGAACAATGCGGACTTTCCGCCCAGCAGGCGTCGCGGGCGTTGTCGCGGCTGGCCACGGGCGGGCTCGCGAGCCGGGTGCCCGGACGGCCCGCGCGGTACCTCGCCGCGCCGCCGGACATCGCGCTGGGCGGGCTCGCGGCCGAACGGGCCGCCGAGCTGCGCGGCGCGCGGGCCGCGATCGAAGACCTGATGGAGGTCCACCGGGAGGCCAGCCGGTTCACTCACCCGGCCGAGCTGGTCGAGGTCGTCACCGGCGCCGAGAACATCGACAGCCGGGTCCGCCGGCTGCAGGACAGCGCCCGGACGCAGATCCGCGGCTTCGACCGGCCGCCGTACGTCAGCGCGCCCGGCGGGAATCTCGGCCACGAGCACCGGCGGCTGACCGACGGCGTCGCCTACCGCGTGATCTACGACCGTGAGGCGATCGCGCTGCCCGGCCGGCTGCACGGCGACATCCTGGTCAGCGGCACCCACGGCGAGCGCTCGCGGGTGCGCCCGGAGCTGCCGATCAAGATGGTGCTGGCCGACGAGCAGACGGCCGTGATCCCGATCAGCTCCTCACCGCACGTGGTGGACGCGGCGTACATCATCCACGCGTCCGCCCTGCTCGACGCGCTGGTGACGCTGTTCGAAGCGGAATGGGACCGCGCGGTGCCGCTGAACGAGGCGCTGAGCCACGACTCCCCCGGCAGCGACCCGGAGACGAACGAACTGCTGGCGTTGCTCGCGGCCGGCCAGACCGACGCCGGCATCGGCCGCGCGCTGGGCTGGAGCCCGCGCACCACCCAACGCCGGGTCCGGCGGCTGATGACCGAGCTGAACGCCACCACGCGCTTCCAGGCCGGGATGAACGCCCGGGAGCGCGGCTGGCTCTGAGCCGCGGGAAACTCGGGAAACCCTGTGGCGCCTGGATTTCTACGCCGTCACAGGCCAGAAGACGGGAACTCGCCCGGCCCGCCGAAGCGGGCCGGGCGAGTCCGCGGAGATCCGCGCCAACGCGATCTCCGCCCGCCGCCGCGGAGCGGGCAGCTCCACGGCGGCGTCCGGGGCACGGCGGCAAAGCAGGGTGGGCCTGCCCGCGCCACGCACGGCCGATCCCTTGTCCGCCAAGGACTTCTCAGCTCACGTGCACGTAGTCCACCACGAGCTGCTGCGGGAACTGCGTGCTGCCGTCCGGGTCGCCCGGCCAGTCGCCGCCCACGGCGAGGTTGAGGATCAGGAAGAACGGGTGGTTGTACACCCACTGGTTGCCGTTGAGGTCCGCCGGTGTGCGGGTCTCGTAGGCGTTGCCGTCCACCGACCACGTGATGCTCTCGCCGTTCCAGTCCACCGCGTAGGTGTGGAAGTCGTCGGAGAAGTTCGGGCCGTTGTACGCGGCGCCGATGCCGTTGGCGCCGGAGTAGCCCGGGCCGTGGATGGTGCCGTGCACGGTGGTCGGCTCCTTGCCGATGTTCTCCATCACGTCGATCTCACCGTCGGTAGGCCAGTTGCTGCCGCCGAGCATCCAGAACGCCGGCCACATGCCCTGCCCGCGCGGCAGCTTCATCCGCACCTCGATGTGCCCGCCGCCGGTGGAGAACTTGCCCGAGGTGTTCAGCCGCGCCGAGGTGTACTCGCACGCGCCGTACCAGCAGTTGTTGCCGGAGTTCTCCTTCTTGGCGGTGATGACCAGGTGGCCCTGGCCGTCGAGCGCCGCGTTGGAGGCCCCGGAGGTGTACCACTGCCGTTCGTGGTTGTTGCCGCCGTTGTCGCCGGTCTCGTAGGTCCACTTCGAGCCGTCGGCCGGGCTGCCCGCCGGACCGTCGAAGTCGTCGGTGAACTGGTCCAGGACCTTCGCCGGAGCCGGCGAAGGGGCCGCAGTGCCGGCCGGGGTGAGCGTGACCGCCGCCGCCACCGAGAGCACTGCCGGAATCGCCAGCAGCCGCCACCGGGTGGAGGTCTTAAGAGACTTCATCGTCATCCCTCGTCCCTCGAGGGGAGGCCTGGCGGCGCCGCCCCGGGTTTGTTGTGGATGGCAACAAAGTATGCCCGCGCGGTTCTTCACAGGCAAGACAAGACGTGAGACATTTTCCGACATCGAGACGGGCAGGCCGGATCCGGGGTTCATCCGGGCAGAACCGCCCGATCCACCCGGCGGCAGCCCCCCGCGGCCCCGCCCCGGCAAAGTCCGTTAAGGCCTCCTTACCCGCGTCCCACGCGGGTAAGGAGGCCTTAACGGCGTCCTACTCGGGCAAGGCGGCCGGCCCGGATTCCTCCGTCAGCCACAGCACGCCGCTCGGCGGGAGCTGCAGCACGGCCGACGCGGGCTGGCCGTGCCACGGTTCCTCGACCGCCTCGACCGAGCCGAGGTTGCCGACGCCGGAGCCGCCGTAGGCCTCCGCGTCGGTGTTCAGCAGCTCGGTCCAGCGGCCCGCCGCGGGCAGGCCGACGCGGTAGTCGTGGTGCGGCACCCCGGCGAAGTTGGCGACGCAGGCCAGGCGCGAGC
This genomic interval carries:
- a CDS encoding M24 family metallopeptidase, whose protein sequence is MSELIEDEAVRAERLLDAQAKAVELFAQVQERGILAPGVREVEASDAVRDLAGELFGVKRYWHKRIVRAGVNTLKPYRENPPDRVIGEDDIVFVDFGPIFEEFEADFGRTFVLGDDPVKHRLRDSLPVVFDAGREYFETHPDVTGAELYAHVTKLAEEAGWTFGGAHSGHLVGQFPHEKIDGAKIESYIAPGSDRPMRGPDRNGQVSHWILEVHLVDQERQFGGFFEELLDLGHERS
- a CDS encoding SDR family NAD(P)-dependent oxidoreductase, translated to MNRPLAGKTAVVTGASRGVGKGVALELGAAGATVYVTGRSTSAGPLPGTIGETADEVTALGGTGVAVLCDHHDDSQVEAVFARVREERGSLDVLVNNVFSASDLAAWINRPFWELPVAVWDEVVGIGARSHYVASVFAAPLLFAAGRGLIVNVSSSGAAAYQQNTVYGVGKAAVDKMTADLALELRPHDVAVVSVWPGLVRTELLALGARAAGDGRAVLEIPGSGLFDIGAAESPRFVGRGITALAADPAVMTYSGGVETTPDLAVRYGFTDVDGTLPGEVARG
- a CDS encoding S8 family serine peptidase, translated to MQTNPLRGLLAVVTAAVTIAAVTAAPATAAPPPEPQAPPSRHIAMPDGGAITLDADGTATRADAHGKQLAKTVLALPQGTSALGGFEPSDDAVRATFTQTTAPAQPGDVLVQLAGNTAITGAPLAAGRRAAKTSDDGVNAAFGKVGATSVEPVFPDATDVPALAKTVLVHLGGQDPAAAAKTLAATPGVVSAKPNRRVSAMSTGPVPVPQPAVKAAKLPQAHQNPPSPVPSNYGVTSSAQSYLNAGGTNALGAYSLLPGKLPGAGEIITNVSVGDLTDQSMADAGDGYVSTYGPTTVVQNGQRYLDLPSMPLIPTYTASPSGRLDPLGSAEQQDPGLGEVLLDFGVMAPLPHDRQRPGATGSGLTDLLGIAPGAQYRLVVPQQPTTDQIAVALMAAARQTPRPDVITASLGFGTDTAGFPGRYLEDDPVTQAVIATIVRQYHIVVTVSSNDGTRLYTPAAVGPDGGSTPTDVTRDARATTDINDDAFSTTPSQVADSGAIAVGGTTLDDTLAVPQRAGGPAAHNPTFATTRTDGGGNFSSGFGTRVDVSAPSDGILVYEHTFRGSAHDVTPVLNGGTSASAPMTAAAAAVVLQAAKTTGRPMDPAAVRSVLEHTARPVASPPQADRPVTVGPQIDVTAAVQSVLGGWRAPSISRVSVAHRVTTGGLGGQFLENADSGRIDLQTDGTGEGLLGPVTVGADVVGAPPGASYALKVGGHEFTANVPAVRLTPTEILTAAGLPVLSTEDRSVPVTFEVRLGPWVAASVKQTLTFGPTDGAYAEAQAPVAPATVAPGQAVKVHYDLTGVRNLSNPQLVVSTLGHWNPVTAPLFGTGFVAPLTATSGDVLVPATAFAGGAGVYGVGIVQRSVTGNAGNPIYGEFTAVRVGGTGERRPDAPTLAAGGGAMAHNVEITRAAPGFSLGYDVRGVPGATGAAVEVSAPAPTLFNALNTVTNANGDRRDQGGPSAGSVAYQQLPSRNGVTDLDAVKLGLGGSLSYNVRVFATDRSGRVLGQASPTSFLTFDDGYAPGDTAVTSFAAAAQGTSYVALRDPGAGESVREYNAAAGTYGRVVTSDPSPDSGYQVLGADADRLALLHFSGTGSSLETYDTATAKPVGTAAADGYTVQGGRVDPTRHRAAILAKRTSDNADVVLPLALGDGKLGTPLPADPPGAPAGGFKMIELDRTTGLVYLSRASTSAICFGGGAMAVASLNLDSGVIRPSDAGSICAGGLAFDESANKLYQLTYRSVSVNIVGTSSLAAVTGDTLASAGTTAVRQQQGGFLAVDSAHHLGLVAFRTPPVLTPFGHPGGVNTDNNATSQFAVMDLVTGKQVSTASGLNFVSSPFGGEYNSLTERSAQFDPATRTGWVPSSDGRQLQQFRY
- a CDS encoding helix-turn-helix domain-containing protein, with translation MTNSRQVAGSRQQLRDLDALGIPAADARVYTALLGHPRTRAVDLAEQCGLSAQQASRALSRLATGGLASRVPGRPARYLAAPPDIALGGLAAERAAELRGARAAIEDLMEVHREASRFTHPAELVEVVTGAENIDSRVRRLQDSARTQIRGFDRPPYVSAPGGNLGHEHRRLTDGVAYRVIYDREAIALPGRLHGDILVSGTHGERSRVRPELPIKMVLADEQTAVIPISSSPHVVDAAYIIHASALLDALVTLFEAEWDRAVPLNEALSHDSPGSDPETNELLALLAAGQTDAGIGRALGWSPRTTQRRVRRLMTELNATTRFQAGMNARERGWL